In Hymenobacter sublimis, a single genomic region encodes these proteins:
- a CDS encoding DUF6984 family protein, producing the protein MMPRPLFPKEHWLVTFLLTGTSYADRLLPCLLEQRVTEMADGGMGSLQFYPPGLRGDRRFGDDVAEVWLKDEDEVPVLATLLMDQHGQLFELNVWKVNFSPTINLQIP; encoded by the coding sequence ATGATGCCACGTCCCCTTTTCCCTAAAGAGCATTGGTTAGTGACGTTCCTTCTGACGGGCACGTCTTATGCCGACCGATTACTTCCCTGCTTGCTTGAACAGCGGGTAACGGAGATGGCAGATGGCGGCATGGGCAGCTTACAGTTCTATCCGCCCGGCTTACGAGGAGACCGGCGTTTTGGAGACGATGTGGCCGAGGTGTGGCTGAAAGATGAAGACGAGGTGCCCGTATTGGCCACGTTACTAATGGACCAGCACGGCCAGCTTTTCGAATTAAATGTCTGGAAAGTTAATTTTTCTCCCACTATCAATCTGCAGATACCCTAG
- a CDS encoding OmpH family outer membrane protein, protein MCLSTVVGYTIWAHQAKRIAYVDSAKLLNSYVAMAEARKSYATKAQVWQARIDTLGKEVQQAVKNYEHMGKFASAGDRALAGRIVSNKQNSLANYQRIVQETAKQEEEKSTQLVLNQVNAFLKRYGEEEGYDLILIASPTGSIAYAKQGLDLTDDIVKKLNSEYRKQSN, encoded by the coding sequence ATGTGTCTTTCAACTGTTGTGGGCTATACAATCTGGGCGCATCAGGCAAAGCGCATTGCTTATGTGGACTCAGCTAAGTTACTAAACAGTTACGTCGCCATGGCTGAAGCCAGAAAGTCATACGCTACCAAGGCGCAGGTATGGCAGGCTCGAATAGACACCCTCGGTAAGGAGGTGCAGCAGGCCGTTAAAAACTATGAACATATGGGGAAGTTCGCCTCTGCTGGGGATAGAGCATTAGCCGGTAGAATAGTTAGTAATAAGCAGAATAGCCTTGCCAACTATCAGCGCATCGTTCAGGAAACGGCAAAGCAGGAGGAAGAGAAAAGCACTCAACTTGTACTAAACCAAGTTAATGCTTTTTTAAAGCGCTATGGGGAAGAAGAGGGATATGATCTAATCCTGATTGCGTCTCCAACAGGCTCAATTGCTTACGCAAAGCAAGGCCTCGATTTAACTGATGATATAGTGAAGAAGCTCAACAGCGAGTATCGTAAGCAATCTAACTAG
- a CDS encoding RHS repeat-associated core domain-containing protein translates to MGNGHEGVAGTFGVVNELATYLQLRAKYFPTTTVGETLGSLASAASQQLSLDANQQKVVVVQDKEGHPVMTARPGNQLTVSNDIDLGTVYVFEKGAGVRMEGIQMRAYLPQIKIFVNGAYYDSGPTDSTPIPNTLDALRVESYFPFQLDGRLYDVDNPNGKPITVTSAANVIRQFATFYTLVTGAVAITPMGDGNCDYKLTNTTTGADVTIDFKNTPGNLPAGTYKLEALRGAFRVRYSNAYQDISYNFYDQKGQLLASLAPNGAQLVHAVNNQTGPTWQTPSTAPYASPTGSALLFDGVDDRIETTTRDGDPRAVVNAPATANTFTMEAWVYPTATHNDAVDQTNQYAGFAANHRSAIHVGSAAWYPAGHAAVELSIGTNGVVVYELGSNWYPAVLVWKGAITGWTHVAVTFTNKVPTLFVNGIQVATGTPWTQIDYVHPSVNLGGGTYKGLLDEFRVYDSVKDAQSIAAESRGTVAPANSSLVAYYRLDEGKGILVTDLSRSHYTGVLKGGTPPNTFPSLASLPFLNTYEYDVQGRQTAMTETDAGRTEYFYRNDGKLRFSQNANQRANGYFSYTNYDNIGRPIESGECRPNSPATFFTSIKNDAATLDYEPSSYSSYYDGPLGGQFRYEVVRTYYDNLRGRFSLPNGYSPEFVAGQAAAMAKYSSITPWDAQSEVSHTIYSYDDQGRTTWLVTQQGQLPMRTMEYTYDFSGKVLTACYQKNMPAERLTHYYAYDADQRLQEVRTNLALPTDQATPRDLQAKYVYYLHGPLKRVELGGNLQGIDYFYTVQGWLKSINGETSTADPGQDGLNNSLLFKPDLFGTTLQYFNGDYQASARPVSGFTENTAQNAPRYNGTVRAASWQTTGIAPQGYIYAYDDKGQLTNADYGTVTGAATNLNFLLSGNGQYAEKGIDYDPNGNITNLRRTDGVGWASFAGQYNYQGPNLNTNKLTAVKVPGGTTDLIKYTYDALGQTVAQEEVTGNKYLEYDVAGKVTAVFRDAARQQPVARYTYDEFGHRIKEQRYPNAAVPTQVETLYYVYDAGGNELATYATDAATGQITLTEQPVYGAARLGSYRRATGNQTADQLYEIHDQLGNTRVVFHRPQEASYSANMEGGPTEEQEFSFPPAIRSGVYKRSGANAAWLRDTYRNGPKKTLQVQRGDKVKMSVYVGYPTDGGVLARAAVVGGVVAGSVGVQAVAGKEGEVKPSKTQQLLSRLSLGVAVPLLARTVGTQATLPNAQLYYVLRDKNGGFLTNGRVLVPSSAEGKWTELVIDYDVVDKQASSLEVGVVSNDGVSVYFDDFSIKHTSGMLLEENHFYAYGQRNDPLSWTSQYLQNFRRGYQGQFSKFDKETGYNSFDLRMYDARTGRWMSKDPYGQYDSPYLGMGNNPANSYDPNGGYSHFGATWRHAAAVFLGNDVSEIYQVDEEWGFIDLDNNKHDFGVKYDVAEVYRGESFWDKISFKGGGYQYYSSESYANGPVWHVRNGVASGAIIDPHKNLITFENLPTGKPTFGLPGSNTVATAIKGAVDNYKTGLDALGKAQLTDPYISLLESSVYDTVSARAQLIEANRDANGNYPTFRIDSVNRNGKFMHLIKTPINWNGKKIGSPSFYE, encoded by the coding sequence ATGGGCAACGGTCACGAGGGGGTGGCGGGGACCTTTGGCGTCGTTAACGAACTCGCCACGTATCTGCAGCTACGCGCCAAGTATTTTCCAACCACCACGGTTGGGGAAACGCTTGGCTCGTTGGCATCTGCGGCTAGCCAGCAACTCAGCCTAGATGCCAACCAGCAAAAAGTAGTGGTCGTCCAGGACAAGGAAGGCCATCCGGTTATGACGGCACGGCCTGGCAATCAGTTGACCGTAAGCAATGACATTGATTTAGGTACTGTATATGTCTTCGAGAAGGGTGCCGGCGTCCGCATGGAAGGCATACAGATGCGAGCGTATCTGCCGCAAATTAAGATCTTCGTTAATGGGGCGTACTATGATAGTGGACCAACGGATTCTACTCCCATTCCCAATACACTGGACGCTTTACGGGTGGAATCGTATTTCCCCTTTCAATTAGATGGGCGCTTATATGATGTAGATAATCCGAATGGCAAACCAATAACTGTAACGTCAGCTGCCAACGTGATCCGGCAGTTTGCAACCTTTTACACCCTTGTTACCGGAGCAGTTGCCATTACGCCAATGGGCGACGGAAACTGTGATTACAAGCTGACGAATACTACCACAGGCGCTGACGTTACAATTGATTTCAAAAATACTCCAGGTAATCTGCCTGCCGGTACCTACAAGCTGGAGGCATTGCGTGGTGCGTTTCGGGTGCGATACAGTAACGCGTATCAGGATATCAGCTATAACTTCTATGATCAGAAGGGACAACTGCTGGCCTCACTCGCGCCAAACGGAGCACAACTAGTGCACGCCGTAAACAATCAAACTGGGCCGACTTGGCAAACGCCTTCTACTGCCCCGTATGCCTCCCCAACGGGAAGTGCTCTCCTCTTCGATGGGGTTGATGACCGCATCGAAACAACTACTCGGGATGGGGACCCAAGAGCCGTAGTCAATGCGCCGGCTACGGCGAATACCTTTACGATGGAAGCCTGGGTTTATCCTACGGCCACGCACAACGACGCAGTAGATCAGACTAACCAATATGCCGGTTTTGCGGCCAATCACCGTTCAGCCATCCACGTAGGTTCAGCCGCTTGGTATCCTGCCGGCCATGCTGCCGTTGAGCTCTCCATTGGAACGAACGGCGTCGTCGTCTACGAATTGGGAAGCAATTGGTATCCTGCTGTACTGGTATGGAAAGGAGCCATTACTGGATGGACCCACGTTGCCGTGACCTTCACGAACAAGGTCCCCACCTTGTTCGTCAATGGTATCCAGGTGGCCACGGGTACACCTTGGACGCAAATCGATTACGTGCATCCGTCCGTCAACCTGGGTGGGGGGACATATAAAGGTCTCCTGGATGAATTCCGGGTGTATGATAGCGTGAAAGACGCTCAATCCATTGCAGCCGAATCACGGGGAACGGTAGCTCCGGCCAACAGTTCCTTGGTTGCCTATTACCGCTTGGATGAGGGAAAAGGTATCCTTGTGACCGACCTCTCACGTTCGCATTATACGGGTGTGTTGAAGGGCGGCACGCCCCCCAATACGTTCCCTTCCTTGGCTAGCCTGCCGTTTCTAAACACCTATGAATATGACGTGCAGGGCCGTCAGACGGCCATGACCGAGACGGACGCCGGCCGCACGGAATACTTCTACCGCAATGATGGAAAGCTGCGCTTTTCGCAAAATGCCAATCAGCGGGCCAACGGCTATTTCTCCTACACTAATTACGACAACATAGGTCGTCCGATCGAGAGTGGAGAATGCCGCCCAAATTCTCCCGCCACATTCTTTACTAGTATCAAGAACGACGCAGCTACTCTGGATTACGAGCCGTCATCCTATAGCAGCTACTACGATGGTCCTTTGGGGGGACAATTTCGATATGAGGTGGTACGAACTTACTACGATAACCTGAGAGGCAGGTTTAGTCTACCTAACGGCTACTCACCTGAATTCGTAGCAGGTCAGGCAGCAGCTATGGCCAAATATTCCAGTATTACCCCATGGGACGCACAGTCGGAAGTGTCGCATACTATATATAGCTATGATGACCAGGGACGCACCACCTGGCTGGTAACTCAGCAGGGGCAGTTGCCGATGCGTACGATGGAGTATACCTACGATTTCAGCGGCAAAGTGCTCACGGCCTGCTACCAGAAGAACATGCCGGCGGAGCGCCTAACGCACTATTATGCCTACGATGCCGACCAGCGTCTGCAAGAAGTACGCACAAACTTGGCCCTGCCTACCGACCAGGCCACGCCACGGGACTTACAAGCCAAATACGTCTACTATCTGCACGGCCCGCTGAAACGGGTGGAATTGGGCGGCAACCTACAGGGAATAGACTACTTCTACACGGTCCAGGGCTGGCTGAAATCCATCAATGGAGAAACCAGTACCGCTGATCCTGGCCAGGACGGACTAAATAACAGCCTGCTTTTCAAGCCCGACCTGTTTGGGACGACACTGCAGTATTTCAATGGGGATTATCAAGCTAGTGCCCGCCCGGTAAGCGGCTTCACGGAGAATACCGCACAAAACGCTCCCCGGTACAACGGTACGGTACGGGCAGCCAGCTGGCAGACAACTGGCATTGCTCCTCAGGGGTACATCTACGCTTATGATGACAAAGGGCAGCTTACCAACGCGGACTATGGTACTGTAACGGGCGCTGCCACGAATCTTAATTTCTTATTAAGCGGCAATGGGCAGTATGCCGAAAAGGGAATCGACTATGACCCCAACGGCAACATCACTAACCTCCGTCGCACGGATGGCGTAGGGTGGGCTTCTTTCGCGGGCCAGTATAACTATCAGGGCCCTAACCTGAATACGAACAAGCTCACGGCAGTTAAAGTACCCGGGGGCACTACGGACCTCATCAAATACACGTATGATGCGCTTGGCCAGACCGTAGCGCAGGAAGAAGTTACGGGTAATAAGTATTTGGAATACGATGTTGCGGGAAAGGTTACAGCCGTTTTCCGGGATGCCGCTAGGCAGCAGCCAGTGGCGCGTTACACCTACGATGAGTTTGGGCACCGTATCAAAGAGCAGCGTTACCCGAATGCCGCCGTGCCTACGCAGGTGGAAACCCTATACTACGTGTATGATGCTGGTGGCAATGAGCTGGCAACCTATGCTACCGATGCCGCGACCGGGCAAATTACTTTGACCGAACAGCCGGTATATGGCGCAGCCCGCTTAGGAAGTTACCGCCGGGCAACGGGCAACCAGACAGCTGACCAGCTCTACGAGATTCATGACCAACTGGGCAACACGCGGGTGGTATTCCATCGGCCGCAAGAGGCTTCGTACAGTGCCAATATGGAAGGAGGACCAACGGAAGAGCAGGAATTCTCTTTTCCGCCCGCTATTCGAAGTGGGGTGTATAAGCGCAGTGGCGCCAACGCTGCGTGGCTACGGGATACCTACCGGAACGGCCCCAAGAAAACCCTGCAAGTACAACGTGGTGACAAAGTAAAGATGAGCGTGTACGTAGGCTATCCTACGGATGGAGGCGTGCTAGCGCGTGCTGCCGTCGTTGGCGGAGTGGTGGCTGGTAGCGTTGGCGTGCAAGCGGTAGCCGGTAAAGAAGGGGAGGTCAAGCCATCCAAGACGCAGCAGTTGCTAAGCCGGTTGAGCCTGGGCGTGGCTGTTCCTCTGCTAGCCAGAACTGTCGGAACCCAGGCAACGTTGCCGAATGCGCAGCTGTATTACGTTCTGCGCGATAAGAATGGCGGCTTTCTTACGAATGGCCGGGTGCTGGTCCCCAGTAGCGCAGAAGGAAAATGGACGGAGCTTGTGATAGATTACGATGTGGTGGATAAGCAAGCCAGTTCACTGGAAGTTGGTGTAGTAAGCAATGATGGGGTATCTGTTTATTTTGATGACTTTTCCATCAAGCATACGTCAGGTATGTTATTGGAGGAGAATCATTTCTACGCTTATGGTCAGCGCAACGACCCGCTAAGCTGGACAAGCCAATATTTACAGAACTTCCGCCGTGGATATCAAGGCCAGTTCAGTAAGTTTGACAAGGAAACGGGATATAATAGCTTTGATTTGCGTATGTATGACGCGCGTACAGGTAGATGGATGAGTAAAGATCCTTATGGCCAATATGACTCCCCTTACTTAGGAATGGGAAATAATCCAGCTAACAGTTATGATCCTAATGGTGGGTACTCTCATTTCGGTGCTACATGGAGGCATGCAGCTGCAGTGTTTCTAGGCAATGATGTTAGTGAAATATACCAAGTTGACGAAGAATGGGGTTTTATAGATCTTGATAATAATAAGCACGACTTTGGAGTTAAATATGATGTGGCCGAAGTATATCGTGGAGAAAGCTTTTGGGATAAAATATCATTCAAAGGAGGAGGATATCAGTATTATAGCTCTGAATCTTACGCAAACGGCCCCGTATGGCATGTCCGTAATGGAGTAGCCTCAGGTGCAATTATTGATCCACACAAGAATCTTATTACTTTCGAAAATCTACCTACTGGGAAGCCAACATTTGGCTTGCCTGGTTCTAACACTGTGGCTACAGCTATTAAAGGCGCGGTAGATAACTATAAGACGGGGTTAGATGCTTTGGGTAAAGCTCAATTAACTGATCCTTATATTTCGCTTTTGGAATCAAGCGTCTACGATACTGTAAGTGCACGCGCACAACTTATAGAAGCAAATAGAGATGCGAACGGTAATTACCCAACTTTCAGAATAGACAGCGTTAATAGAAATGGTAAATTCATGCACTTAATTAAAACCCCAATAAACTGGAATGGAAAAAAAATTGGGTCGCCAAGTTTTTACGAATAA